A section of the Pedobacter sp. HDW13 genome encodes:
- a CDS encoding FdhF/YdeP family oxidoreductase — protein MEKDKKEPSAENPYKLLDLKLTPVEKSAAGMHAVMAAMGDLIEEKTFFRGNHALLNMNQFKGFDCPSCAWPDPDDERSPVGEYCENGAKALAEEATTKRVTARFFKKNSVFDLAKLDDYQIGKFGRLTEPMYMPKGGTHYEPISWENAFKKIAEHLNALESPHQAAFYTSGRTSNEASFVYQLFAKEFGTNNMPDCSNMCHETSGSALRPTIGIGKGTVTLEDFYETDVIIDIGHNPGTNAPRMMSALSKGKRNGAMIIAINPLPEAGLLGFQDPQSIKGMIGGGVKLADLYLPVKINGDMALLKALEILLIDFEKKFPGQVFDQEFIKDKTTGYETFLKQFEHDDYNLDHLSELSGVSKEDILRAAEMIAFKKRIIFCWGMGLTQQPNGVAMIREILNILLLKGSIGKPGAGVCPVRGHSNVQGNRTMLIDEKPTEEQLDRLESYYGFSMPREHGYDVVRAIKAMHEGKLKFMFCMGGNFLSATPDTTYTANAVRKLDLLVCVSTKLNRSHLIHGNEALILPTYGRSDKDIVNGEVQIISTENSMGLYRLQRACWMRYPRT, from the coding sequence ATGGAAAAAGATAAAAAGGAGCCTTCTGCGGAAAATCCGTATAAGCTGCTCGATCTGAAACTGACACCTGTAGAGAAATCAGCGGCGGGAATGCATGCGGTAATGGCTGCCATGGGGGATCTGATAGAGGAGAAGACATTTTTCCGGGGGAACCACGCACTTTTGAACATGAACCAGTTCAAGGGATTCGATTGTCCGAGTTGTGCATGGCCAGATCCTGATGACGAACGTTCCCCTGTTGGCGAATACTGCGAAAACGGTGCTAAGGCTCTAGCTGAAGAAGCAACAACTAAAAGAGTGACAGCCAGGTTTTTTAAAAAGAATTCAGTCTTTGACTTAGCCAAGCTGGATGATTACCAGATTGGTAAGTTCGGAAGACTTACCGAGCCGATGTATATGCCTAAAGGCGGAACCCATTATGAGCCTATCAGTTGGGAGAATGCTTTCAAGAAAATAGCAGAGCACCTCAATGCACTCGAGTCACCACACCAGGCAGCATTTTATACCTCTGGAAGAACCAGCAACGAGGCATCGTTTGTCTATCAGCTCTTTGCCAAGGAATTTGGTACTAACAATATGCCTGACTGTTCGAATATGTGCCATGAAACTTCCGGTTCTGCGCTACGTCCAACTATTGGCATTGGCAAGGGGACTGTCACGCTGGAGGATTTTTATGAAACCGATGTGATTATTGATATCGGCCATAATCCAGGTACAAATGCACCTAGGATGATGAGTGCCCTGTCTAAGGGAAAAAGAAATGGAGCCATGATCATAGCCATCAATCCTCTTCCTGAGGCGGGATTGCTTGGGTTTCAGGATCCACAGTCTATAAAGGGAATGATTGGTGGCGGGGTTAAGCTGGCAGATTTATATCTCCCTGTAAAAATCAATGGTGATATGGCCTTGCTTAAGGCCTTGGAAATTCTGCTGATCGACTTCGAAAAGAAATTTCCGGGACAGGTTTTTGATCAGGAATTTATCAAAGATAAAACAACTGGCTACGAGACATTTTTGAAGCAGTTTGAGCATGATGATTATAATCTTGACCATTTATCTGAGCTATCTGGCGTTTCCAAAGAAGATATCCTGAGGGCTGCGGAGATGATTGCCTTTAAAAAAAGAATTATCTTCTGTTGGGGAATGGGACTTACGCAACAGCCCAACGGCGTGGCGATGATCCGTGAAATTCTCAACATTCTGTTACTTAAGGGCAGTATCGGAAAGCCTGGAGCAGGTGTATGTCCGGTCCGTGGGCACAGCAATGTTCAGGGGAACAGAACTATGCTTATAGACGAAAAGCCGACAGAGGAACAGCTCGACCGTCTTGAAAGTTACTATGGCTTTAGCATGCCGCGGGAACATGGCTATGATGTGGTTCGCGCAATCAAGGCCATGCACGAGGGAAAGCTCAAATTTATGTTTTGTATGGGCGGGAATTTTTTGTCTGCGACTCCGGATACTACTTATACAGCAAATGCTGTACGAAAATTGGATCTACTGGTTTGTGTGTCCACCAAGCTCAATCGAAGTCACCTTATTCATGGAAATGAGGCATTGATACTACCTACTTACGGTCGCAGTGATAAAGACATCGTAAATGGCGAGGTACAGATCATTTCTACGGAAAACTCTATGGGGTTGTACAGGCTTCAAAGGGCATGCTGGATGCGGTATCCAAGGACTTGA
- the fdhD gene encoding formate dehydrogenase accessory sulfurtransferase FdhD: MRDIPSVSIKHLPVKKVSGFIASPALDILSVEEPLEIRIIYGPAGARVQKNISVTMRTPGNDLELALGFLFTEGILSSREDVTVIAHLAMACEFDKENIVCVEFSDRFMPNLSQSERNFYTTSSCGVCGKGSIQSIRTSSIYSGLGCEQELRLSPETLYQLPRKLRLAQSNFSATGGIHASGLFTMEGETLMVREDVGRHNALDKLIGAALASDLLPLDRYILLLSGRASFELIQKAAMAGIAIVAAIGAPSSLAVELAAEFGITLLGFLKEDRFNIYASNDRILIPTSHEN; encoded by the coding sequence ATGAGGGATATTCCATCGGTTTCGATTAAACACTTGCCTGTAAAAAAAGTATCGGGATTTATTGCTTCCCCAGCGCTCGACATTCTTTCTGTGGAAGAACCGCTAGAAATCCGGATAATATACGGGCCTGCAGGTGCCCGAGTCCAAAAAAATATCTCCGTTACCATGCGGACACCTGGGAATGATTTAGAGCTTGCACTGGGTTTTTTGTTCACTGAAGGTATTTTATCTTCCAGGGAGGATGTGACTGTTATTGCCCACCTGGCAATGGCATGTGAATTTGATAAGGAAAATATTGTCTGTGTTGAATTCAGTGATCGATTTATGCCTAATCTCTCGCAGTCCGAGCGTAACTTTTACACCACCTCCAGTTGTGGAGTCTGTGGCAAGGGATCAATACAGTCTATCAGGACTTCAAGTATTTATTCGGGTTTGGGCTGTGAGCAGGAACTCCGCCTGTCGCCTGAAACTCTTTACCAGCTGCCACGCAAACTGAGGTTAGCGCAAAGCAATTTTTCTGCTACGGGTGGAATCCATGCATCAGGCCTTTTTACAATGGAGGGAGAAACGTTGATGGTTAGGGAGGATGTCGGCCGTCACAATGCCTTAGATAAACTCATCGGCGCTGCGCTTGCAAGCGATCTGCTTCCCCTTGATAGGTACATACTGCTGTTGAGCGGGCGGGCAAGTTTCGAGCTGATCCAGAAAGCAGCAATGGCGGGAATTGCAATTGTCGCCGCTATCGGTGCCCCATCCAGCCTTGCAGTGGAACTTGCTGCGGAATTTGGTATCACCCTTTTAGGTTTCTTAAAGGAAGACCGTTTTAACATTTATGCCAGTAATGACAGAATTTTAATTCCTACATCACATGAAAATTAG
- the dnaK gene encoding molecular chaperone DnaK, whose protein sequence is MGKIIGIDLGTTNSCVAVMEGNDPVVIANDEGKRTTPSIVAFLKNGERKVGDPAKRQAITNPQNTIMSIKRFMGRRFDEVTEEIKHCSYKVVRGDNDTIRVDIDGKLYTPQEISAIILQKMKKNAEDYLGQEITDAVITVPAYFNDAQRQATKEAGEIAGLNVKRIVNEPTAAALAYGLQKADKNQKVAVFDLGGGTFDISVLELGDGVFEVKSTNGDTHLGGDDFDKVIMDWMADEFKKEEGIDLRKDPMALQRLKEAAEKAKVELSTATETEINLPYVTAVDGVPKHLVKKLTRAKFEKLSDSLFSRCLKPCEAALKDAKLKPADIEEVILVGGSTRIPKVQEIVEKFFGRQPSKGVNPDEVVALGAAIQGAVLSGDVKDVVLLDVTPLSLGIETMGGVMTTLIPANTTIPAKKSEVFSTAADNQPGVQVHVLQGDRTMAKDNKSLGIFNLDGLPPAPRGIPQIEVVFDIDSNGILNVTAKDKGTNKEQKIRIEAGSGLSKEEVEKMRESAKANEASDKEARERVDKLNLADSQIFQSEKQLKEFGEKLSADNKQAIEGALAALKYAHEKQDIAAIDTSLTDLTKAWNSASEEMYKTDQPSPGTENAGQTVNEGPDDVTDVSFEDVK, encoded by the coding sequence ATGGGCAAAATTATAGGCATTGACTTGGGAACCACCAATAGCTGCGTGGCAGTTATGGAAGGAAATGATCCGGTAGTGATCGCTAACGATGAAGGAAAAAGAACCACTCCTTCAATTGTGGCTTTTTTAAAAAATGGAGAACGTAAGGTTGGTGATCCAGCGAAAAGGCAGGCGATTACCAATCCGCAAAATACGATCATGTCCATCAAACGTTTTATGGGACGTCGTTTCGATGAAGTCACAGAGGAAATAAAGCATTGTAGCTATAAAGTCGTTCGCGGAGACAACGATACCATCCGCGTGGATATCGACGGGAAGCTGTATACACCACAGGAGATCTCCGCTATCATCCTGCAGAAAATGAAGAAAAACGCAGAGGACTATCTAGGGCAGGAGATAACAGATGCCGTAATTACCGTTCCCGCATATTTTAATGACGCCCAGAGACAAGCAACCAAGGAAGCAGGTGAAATTGCGGGACTCAACGTAAAAAGGATAGTAAATGAGCCAACTGCAGCAGCGTTGGCTTATGGCCTGCAAAAGGCAGATAAGAACCAGAAAGTAGCTGTTTTCGATCTCGGAGGGGGAACATTTGATATTTCCGTACTTGAACTTGGTGATGGTGTTTTTGAGGTTAAATCAACCAATGGTGATACTCACCTTGGTGGTGATGATTTCGATAAGGTAATCATGGACTGGATGGCCGATGAATTCAAGAAAGAGGAGGGGATTGATCTGCGCAAGGATCCCATGGCACTTCAGCGTCTAAAGGAGGCAGCGGAGAAAGCCAAGGTTGAACTTTCAACTGCTACTGAAACGGAAATCAACCTGCCCTATGTGACAGCAGTGGATGGAGTTCCTAAGCACCTAGTAAAAAAATTGACCCGTGCAAAATTTGAAAAGCTATCGGACAGTTTATTTTCGCGCTGTCTGAAACCTTGTGAGGCAGCCCTTAAAGATGCGAAGCTGAAACCGGCAGATATCGAAGAGGTTATCCTTGTAGGTGGGAGTACCCGCATTCCCAAAGTGCAGGAAATCGTAGAGAAGTTTTTTGGCAGACAGCCTAGTAAAGGTGTCAATCCTGACGAGGTGGTTGCATTGGGGGCTGCAATCCAGGGTGCGGTGTTATCGGGTGATGTAAAGGATGTGGTGCTACTGGATGTGACACCGCTCTCATTGGGAATAGAGACAATGGGCGGTGTGATGACAACCTTAATTCCTGCGAATACAACCATACCGGCAAAAAAATCAGAAGTATTCTCTACTGCAGCCGATAACCAGCCGGGTGTTCAGGTACATGTATTGCAAGGGGACAGAACCATGGCAAAGGATAATAAAAGCCTGGGCATCTTTAACCTTGATGGACTTCCACCTGCACCAAGGGGGATTCCCCAGATCGAGGTCGTGTTCGATATCGACTCCAATGGGATACTTAATGTGACAGCAAAGGACAAAGGTACCAATAAAGAGCAAAAAATACGGATTGAGGCTGGTAGCGGCCTGAGTAAGGAAGAGGTTGAAAAGATGAGGGAAAGCGCCAAGGCCAACGAGGCTTCTGACAAAGAGGCCAGGGAGCGGGTGGATAAACTTAACCTCGCGGATAGCCAGATCTTCCAATCTGAAAAACAATTGAAAGAGTTCGGAGAAAAACTTTCTGCAGATAACAAGCAGGCTATTGAAGGTGCACTTGCTGCCCTGAAATATGCACATGAGAAACAGGATATTGCTGCTATCGATACCTCACTTACAGACCTGACCAAAGCATGGAACAGTGCCAGTGAGGAGATGTACAAAACCGATCAGCCTTCACCGGGAACTGAAAATGCAGGCCAAACTGTAAATGAGGGGCCGGATGATGTGACAGACGTTTCTTTTGAGGACGTAAAATAA
- a CDS encoding mechanosensitive ion channel family protein, which translates to MEKLIGSNLDWRVWEMALVNFLPRIILALGTLMLFILLARGAKKISLRFYSKIVKFNLDVAKFIAACIYFLVICLGLFISLEILGLEQILTKLLAGAGVIGIVAGFAFKDIASNAFAGLLLSLERPIRVGDWVELDNAYGTVLEISWLTTAIANITGQKVFVPNQIIYNNTFTNYSVFGTRQVSFTWAVPLQSDLDKIKEIALDEIGKLGLHIPTIRHLFFTQEYRDLYVAFKLASGSDSRSRKIFNRR; encoded by the coding sequence ATGGAAAAGCTCATAGGATCTAATCTGGATTGGAGAGTTTGGGAAATGGCATTGGTGAATTTTCTTCCCCGGATCATACTGGCACTGGGAACATTGATGCTTTTTATCCTTTTGGCGAGGGGAGCAAAAAAAATTAGCCTGCGTTTTTATTCCAAAATCGTCAAATTCAATTTAGATGTGGCAAAGTTTATAGCCGCGTGCATCTATTTCCTTGTCATATGTTTGGGGCTATTCATTTCTCTTGAAATACTTGGACTGGAACAGATTCTGACTAAATTGCTTGCGGGTGCAGGCGTCATTGGTATTGTTGCTGGCTTTGCGTTCAAAGATATCGCATCAAATGCTTTTGCTGGCCTGCTGCTCAGTCTGGAAAGGCCTATAAGGGTCGGGGACTGGGTAGAGTTAGATAATGCATACGGCACCGTACTTGAAATATCCTGGCTCACCACGGCAATAGCAAATATCACGGGGCAGAAGGTATTCGTACCCAACCAGATTATCTATAACAATACCTTTACCAATTATAGCGTATTTGGGACAAGGCAGGTGAGTTTTACCTGGGCAGTCCCCTTGCAAAGCGATCTTGATAAAATTAAGGAAATAGCGCTCGATGAAATTGGCAAACTGGGTCTCCATATTCCAACCATAAGACATCTTTTTTTTACACAGGAGTATCGGGATCTGTATGTAGCTTTCAAGTTAGCTTCTGGATCAGATTCTCGGTCGAGGAAGATTTTCAACAGGCGTTGA
- a CDS encoding VOC family protein — translation MQGNNFSVSVSADTRNEADRVFNGFAQFGQISSPLTDTFWGAYFGMVVDQFGINWMISFEKKTDKT, via the coding sequence GTGCAAGGGAACAATTTTTCAGTTTCTGTTTCCGCTGACACTAGGAATGAGGCGGATCGGGTTTTCAACGGGTTTGCTCAGTTTGGACAGATCTCTAGTCCACTAACCGATACGTTCTGGGGTGCTTATTTTGGGATGGTTGTTGATCAGTTTGGCATTAACTGGATGATCAGCTTCGAAAAGAAAACAGATAAAACATAA
- a CDS encoding Dyp-type peroxidase, whose amino-acid sequence MNQPQNVTDYPNNNTIFTVWKFKDGAAIRPAFEKLCALVENINRSYAIRIVKGRTSCVLGVGHDAWKKLGLPTPLPRELAEFEPIVGDRHTAVSTPGDLHLHLRALDMGICFDMASDITAVLESVAECTLEIHGFRYWDGRSILGFVDGTENPIGDERQLFALVGDEDPVYKGGSYLFVQKYLHEMKNWTALSTQDQEKVIGRYKMSDIEMTDEVKPSNSHSALAGIEDSAGNDLKIIRDNMPFGHPAKGEVGTYFIAYANTFSTVKEMLTRMFIGSPPGNSDRILDFSTAKTGTLYFVPTITMLQNYSATSE is encoded by the coding sequence GTGAATCAACCACAAAATGTAACAGACTATCCAAATAACAACACCATTTTCACAGTCTGGAAATTCAAAGATGGTGCAGCCATCAGGCCAGCCTTTGAGAAATTATGTGCCTTGGTAGAAAACATAAATCGCTCCTATGCGATCCGTATTGTTAAGGGACGGACAAGTTGCGTCCTGGGTGTCGGACATGATGCCTGGAAAAAACTCGGACTACCCACCCCCCTCCCAAGAGAGCTAGCCGAATTCGAGCCCATTGTTGGAGATCGACACACCGCAGTGTCCACGCCAGGAGACCTACACCTACATTTACGGGCACTGGACATGGGTATATGTTTCGACATGGCCAGCGACATTACAGCGGTGCTCGAGTCCGTCGCCGAATGCACCCTGGAGATACATGGTTTCAGATACTGGGACGGCCGCTCTATACTGGGCTTTGTAGACGGCACAGAAAATCCCATAGGAGATGAAAGGCAACTTTTCGCCCTTGTCGGTGATGAAGATCCCGTTTACAAAGGTGGGAGTTACCTGTTTGTACAAAAGTATCTGCATGAGATGAAAAATTGGACAGCATTGTCTACCCAGGATCAGGAAAAGGTCATTGGCCGTTATAAAATGAGCGACATCGAAATGACTGATGAGGTAAAGCCAAGCAATTCGCACAGTGCGCTGGCAGGAATAGAAGATTCCGCTGGGAACGACCTTAAGATCATCAGAGACAACATGCCTTTTGGACATCCGGCAAAAGGAGAAGTTGGCACCTACTTCATTGCCTATGCCAATACATTCAGCACCGTAAAAGAAATGCTAACCAGAATGTTTATTGGAAGTCCTCCAGGAAATTCTGACCGGATACTTGACTTCAGTACCGCTAAGACCGGTACACTTTATTTTGTGCCAACCATTACGATGCTTCAGAATTATTCGGCAACTTCCGAATAA
- a CDS encoding DnaJ C-terminal domain-containing protein, which translates to MDYIDYYKVLGVGKSATPDEIKKAYRKLARQHHPDLNPNDPAAGKLFQQINEANEVLSDPEKRKKYDQYGKDWKNAEQFEEARRQQQQQQSAYSGGNPFGGQGGYYSSDDDGDFSDFFASMFGNRGGSRGGRQSHFKGQDLRATLQLNLSDAYHTHKQTFTINGKNIRITIPAGVENGQEIKINGYGADGVNGGPKGDLYITVEVKNNTSFIRKGNDLHSTLPLNLYKAILGGEEMIDTMSGKVKLNIIPETQNGKKVRLKGKGFPVYKKEGIFGDLYVTFEIQMPKNLTVREKELFEQLAKESKK; encoded by the coding sequence ATGGATTACATTGATTATTACAAAGTTCTTGGTGTTGGCAAAAGTGCTACGCCCGATGAGATCAAGAAGGCATATCGCAAATTAGCCCGCCAGCATCATCCCGATCTGAACCCTAATGACCCCGCTGCGGGAAAACTTTTCCAGCAGATCAATGAAGCCAATGAAGTGCTCAGCGATCCAGAGAAAAGAAAAAAATATGATCAGTACGGAAAGGATTGGAAAAACGCAGAACAGTTTGAAGAGGCACGCAGGCAACAGCAGCAACAACAGTCTGCATACAGTGGAGGTAACCCTTTTGGAGGTCAGGGAGGGTATTATTCAAGCGATGATGATGGAGACTTTTCTGACTTTTTTGCTTCGATGTTCGGAAACCGCGGAGGCTCAAGGGGAGGCAGGCAGTCCCATTTTAAGGGGCAGGACCTTCGTGCCACACTCCAACTCAATCTATCAGATGCATACCATACCCATAAACAAACCTTTACCATAAATGGGAAAAATATCAGGATCACAATTCCAGCGGGCGTGGAAAACGGCCAGGAAATCAAAATTAACGGGTATGGCGCCGATGGCGTTAATGGGGGGCCAAAGGGTGACCTGTATATCACCGTTGAAGTCAAAAACAATACCTCTTTCATACGCAAGGGAAATGATCTGCATTCAACCTTACCGTTAAATCTTTACAAAGCGATACTTGGAGGGGAGGAAATGATCGATACAATGAGCGGAAAAGTAAAGCTGAACATAATACCAGAAACACAGAACGGTAAAAAAGTCCGGTTAAAAGGCAAGGGTTTTCCTGTATACAAGAAGGAAGGCATCTTTGGAGACCTGTATGTGACCTTTGAGATACAGATGCCAAAGAACCTGACCGTACGGGAAAAAGAGCTGTTTGAACAACTTGCAAAAGAATCCAAAAAATAA
- a CDS encoding chaperone modulator CbpM produces the protein MENLTKISVELCCIYYKIELSFIQKLDQHGLISLISSGKEAFITYEQLNDLEKYIHFHYDLEINMEGIETVVHLLNRIKKLQQEVKLLRNYEQEEHFPDLDAET, from the coding sequence ATGGAAAATTTAACAAAGATTTCAGTAGAACTGTGCTGTATCTACTATAAAATTGAATTGTCTTTTATACAAAAACTGGATCAACATGGATTAATAAGCCTTATTTCCTCAGGTAAAGAGGCCTTCATTACCTATGAGCAGCTGAACGACCTGGAGAAATACATTCATTTTCACTATGATCTGGAGATCAACATGGAAGGTATTGAAACGGTTGTGCACCTTCTAAACAGGATCAAAAAGCTCCAGCAAGAAGTAAAACTCCTTCGAAACTATGAACAAGAAGAACACTTCCCAGACCTTGATGCGGAAACCTAA
- a CDS encoding AraC family transcriptional regulator: MSKTKSYIGHLGSDPSSENKAFVEYKYFDNASMLTASLDGDYFALILFESGTGEQSIASQKQIIKPQQICICSPGEIPQWKFQNEPKGQILLIKRPLIETFPAILQFSFLGHNEHSLLDLDTEMYEKVYAEFLAIDKELSASTVFSELVNARCRLIGLMITLWVEHTFGDHSPHRSKSIAYKFQAMVDKHFKTQKSVSFYASHLCITSNYLGVLCKKQYKMSALDFIQERILLEAKRLLHSSDRSIKEIAFDLGFKSQTYFCYFFKVKTSLTPREYKIILGKS; this comes from the coding sequence ATGTCTAAAACAAAGAGCTACATTGGGCATCTTGGCAGTGATCCAAGTTCCGAGAACAAAGCTTTCGTAGAATATAAGTATTTTGATAACGCCAGCATGCTCACCGCTTCCCTTGACGGCGATTACTTCGCCCTGATACTATTTGAAAGCGGGACGGGAGAGCAAAGCATCGCTTCTCAAAAACAAATTATCAAGCCACAGCAAATCTGCATATGCTCACCCGGAGAGATTCCACAATGGAAGTTCCAGAATGAGCCAAAGGGTCAAATCCTGCTGATAAAGCGGCCATTGATTGAGACCTTTCCCGCAATTTTGCAATTTTCGTTTTTGGGACATAATGAGCACTCCCTCCTGGATCTGGATACGGAAATGTACGAAAAAGTTTATGCAGAATTTTTGGCCATTGACAAGGAACTGTCTGCATCCACTGTTTTCAGTGAGCTGGTCAATGCAAGATGTCGTCTAATCGGCCTGATGATCACCCTATGGGTAGAGCATACTTTTGGCGATCATTCGCCGCACCGGTCCAAATCCATAGCCTATAAATTCCAGGCCATGGTTGACAAGCATTTCAAAACCCAGAAGTCGGTTTCATTCTATGCTAGCCACCTTTGCATCACATCCAATTATCTCGGGGTCCTATGCAAAAAACAGTATAAGATGTCTGCATTAGATTTTATTCAGGAACGTATTTTGCTCGAGGCAAAGAGATTGCTTCACAGCTCTGACCGATCCATCAAAGAAATTGCTTTTGATTTGGGTTTTAAGAGTCAGACATATTTCTGTTATTTCTTCAAAGTCAAAACAAGTCTAACACCGAGGGAATACAAGATAATTTTAGGAAAATCTTAA
- a CDS encoding DUF1003 domain-containing protein — protein sequence MINKGKNWYQIHKDAMTFGQKLADNVATGMGSWRFIIIQTIIVGLWMILNVIAFIAHWDPYPYILLNLLFSTQAAYAAPIIMMAQNRQNERDRAQANEDFKTNVEAKKEIEQLQIRLNSIEVDKLDKILALLEKLDKS from the coding sequence ATGATAAACAAGGGAAAAAATTGGTATCAAATCCATAAGGATGCGATGACCTTCGGACAAAAATTGGCAGACAATGTAGCGACAGGGATGGGATCCTGGCGGTTTATTATTATCCAAACCATAATAGTTGGGCTATGGATGATACTAAATGTGATTGCTTTCATCGCTCACTGGGATCCATATCCATACATCTTGCTTAATCTTTTGTTCTCAACTCAGGCCGCTTATGCGGCACCAATAATCATGATGGCTCAAAACCGCCAGAATGAACGAGATCGAGCTCAGGCAAATGAAGATTTCAAGACAAATGTGGAGGCAAAAAAAGAAATCGAACAATTACAGATTCGATTGAACTCTATTGAGGTGGATAAGCTAGATAAAATCCTGGCTCTATTGGAAAAACTAGATAAAAGTTAA
- a CDS encoding glycoside hydrolase family 32 protein: protein MKLSYLKIGIAALLCLMMYSCKQEMELPLGATLKKSSKANLNSLAGLQCSQQTEQTDYTIYKMTSDGYRVGDMAPFFDAASNKFVVYYLKDIWDDPTNTRHPMYAFTTTNFYNYTEIGQIIGSSAATCAQDNAVGAGSVVKSGSTYYFFYSGRNNNYVSCGSKLEGIVRASSSNPTSAFTKDTAFPTMTVPTGQGFDENDNFRDPYVFLDGTIWNMVVAARKNVSGTWRGVIVRYTSTDLTNWSYQGVLYDGGSTNYFMMECPQVIKLGSTYYLVYSDQINKYMYYRKATSLTGTWSLPAGTSRFEGKSFFAGKIVTDQYGDNYVFGWNNILAGHVDTGAWSWGGNMVVHKIYAMANGDLAVTMPHTLKANLETNNYALTVNSQWGNVTNTVPGMQSYRIISPASNDIANVIYEPVAKEKFKISATVNYSSSAKDFGFMIGACDGYNDFYSLRFVPSQNRFSFDKTNHGSITASTVADNDVPITLAANIDYAIDIVIENSTVVVYINNQVALSCRIYKAQNTNWGIFTDNSDVTFKNIQVKYP, encoded by the coding sequence ATGAAACTATCCTATTTAAAAATAGGTATAGCAGCTTTGCTGTGCCTAATGATGTACTCCTGTAAACAGGAAATGGAATTGCCTTTGGGGGCCACTTTGAAAAAGAGCAGCAAAGCTAATTTGAACTCTCTTGCAGGGTTACAATGTAGCCAGCAAACCGAGCAGACGGATTATACCATTTACAAGATGACCAGCGATGGTTACCGGGTAGGCGATATGGCACCCTTTTTTGATGCTGCTAGTAACAAATTTGTTGTTTATTACCTTAAAGATATCTGGGATGATCCCACCAATACCCGTCACCCGATGTATGCGTTTACGACAACAAATTTTTACAATTACACGGAAATTGGCCAAATCATCGGTTCCAGCGCTGCAACCTGTGCCCAGGATAATGCAGTAGGAGCGGGAAGTGTGGTCAAAAGCGGGTCAACCTATTATTTCTTTTATTCCGGGCGCAATAACAACTATGTCAGTTGCGGATCAAAACTTGAAGGTATCGTAAGGGCCTCATCAAGCAATCCAACCTCAGCATTTACGAAAGATACTGCGTTCCCAACAATGACAGTACCTACCGGGCAGGGATTTGATGAAAATGATAATTTCAGGGATCCTTATGTTTTTCTGGATGGTACAATCTGGAACATGGTTGTAGCAGCCCGCAAAAATGTATCCGGTACCTGGCGCGGCGTTATTGTAAGGTATACCTCAACTGATTTAACAAACTGGAGCTACCAAGGGGTTCTCTATGATGGTGGCAGTACTAATTATTTTATGATGGAATGCCCTCAAGTGATAAAACTGGGCAGTACCTATTACCTGGTATACTCCGATCAGATCAATAAGTATATGTACTACCGTAAAGCCACATCGCTGACGGGCACCTGGAGCTTGCCAGCTGGAACTAGTCGGTTTGAGGGTAAAAGTTTCTTCGCCGGAAAAATTGTAACAGATCAATACGGTGACAACTATGTTTTTGGGTGGAACAATATACTGGCGGGCCATGTGGATACAGGTGCATGGAGCTGGGGAGGAAATATGGTTGTGCATAAAATTTATGCCATGGCCAATGGCGATCTGGCCGTTACTATGCCTCATACGCTAAAAGCGAATCTCGAAACAAATAATTACGCGCTTACGGTGAATAGTCAGTGGGGCAACGTAACTAACACAGTGCCTGGTATGCAAAGTTACCGGATAATAAGTCCGGCGAGCAATGATATCGCCAATGTTATTTATGAACCTGTTGCCAAAGAAAAATTTAAAATAAGTGCTACAGTCAATTATTCAAGTTCAGCAAAGGATTTTGGTTTCATGATTGGTGCCTGCGACGGCTATAATGATTTTTATAGTCTCAGGTTTGTACCATCACAAAACCGGTTCAGTTTTGATAAAACAAATCACGGTTCTATTACTGCATCAACGGTGGCGGATAATGATGTGCCCATAACCCTTGCCGCTAATATAGATTATGCTATTGATATCGTAATAGAAAACTCGACGGTGGTAGTTTATATAAACAATCAGGTCGCACTGAGCTGTAGAATTTATAAAGCACAAAATACAAATTGGGGAATATTCACAGATAATAGTGATGTTACATTCAAAAATATTCAGGTAAAATATCCTTAA